From the genome of Prunus persica cultivar Lovell chromosome G8, Prunus_persica_NCBIv2, whole genome shotgun sequence:
AGCTCCAGCATAAGGTCGTGCATCTTACATGCTTTTGGCCTTCCACTTTCATTCCTCTGAACAACCTGTAGCATGCTGCGGAAAATGAGCTGCATAAGATAGCTCTCAGCAACTTCTTCTGGTGTGGCGCCTTTTCCATCCTGAACAAACCCTTCAGCTATCCACAACCTAATGAGCCTTTTTCTTCGAATCGAATAGTCTTCTGGGAAAAGGGAACAGTACAGAAAACAGTGCTTCAATGGGTATGGTAAATCATCAAAACTAAGCAACAAGATGCTCTTCACTGGCTCTAGCAACGGATGGTTAGTTAAATGCAAGTTTAAGCTGTTGTAGACTTGCTTCCACTCGAATGGCTTCTTGGAGGACATCAGACCACCTAAAGCCACGACTGCCAGAGGTAGGCCTTCACACTTTTCTACAAGTTCCTCAGCCAATGACTGAAGATCTAGTGGACAACATTTATTCTGGTAAGCTGAGAATGCTTTGCTGCTGAATAGCTCCCAAGCGTCATTCTTTTCGAGGGGTTGAATGTAGTGAATATGACTTTGTACTCCAAAACAATAGGATGCTACGTCTTCTCTTCGAGTAGTAAGCATGATTCGACTTCCAAACTGTGTATTTGGGAGTGCTATCCTCATTTCTTTCCAAAGTTTGATATCCCACACATCATCCAATACAACCATGTACCTTTTAGACTCCAAGTAATTGACCAGCACCTGTAGCAATTCTCTATATGTCATGGAATTCATGTCTGCAGGGACCTTTTCCATCCTTGCTTCGTGGAATTCCTTAATCAAGCTTCTAAACAAGTCGTCAATCACGTAAGTTTGTGAAACAGTTAGCCAAGCACAACAGTGGAATTTTTTCTTGACCCTTTCGTCGTTGAAGGTCTTGGCAACTAAAGTCGTCTTCCCTGATCCGCCCATCCCCACCACAGAGATAACCGTTTGCTGTTGCTCTCCATTCATCAACCAATTCATCAATAgttgcttctttctttcaatcCCCACGAGCTCATCTTCCTtaataaaaagagaagattCTGCTTGGTTCCGCATCCATTTGCCAACATCACAAGTACTAGTTGTTCCTTCTAATCCACCGACACCATATCTCTGATTCCTCTCCGGAATGGCTTTAATCCTTCTTGAGATTTTCCGCAACTTCTTTGACATTTGACGTCTGAACCAAACATTCGGTGGAATGCGAATAGTTTGGTGGAACCACCTTGCAAATCGGCCATCATGACATCCTCGCTCATACATGTGATACATGAACTCGTCAATGATGTCTTCAACATCATAGGCCATGCGTCTGACGCTTGCAACCCACGTCTCCCCACCTTCGGTGAGTGCCTTCTTGCCCTCAAAATCATTTAGGAAGATCTTCATGCTTACAAGCTCCTGCTTGATGTCATCAATTTCATCACGAACACCAGCTATGGAGGATGCTTCGTTCTCAAAAATGGCCACAATTTTGCCAATCAGGAGGTCTGTTGGCAAGGCCATAACTGGCCTTCTATCCAAACTAGTTACTCACAATGGTAGAACGAATTTGAATATAGGAAGGTTGAGAGATGAGCCAAATGAATCAAATGACGATTTCAGCTGGCAGTGGAAGATCCTCTAATGTGCAAGAAATTTCAGTGATTTGAAATTGTATCAGTGGAACctcccactctctctctttttttttatctttcatatttgtttttctttcctctctccACTCCTCCTCTCAAATTCTCAAGTGATCAGTGGCAACTgctattttataatttctcgAAGAAGAGAACAAAGAGGTCCAGTGCAAGATGGGACAACCacctattaaaaaaacagCTGTAAACATGAAAGCAAGAGCTaattgagaaaaaagaaaatttcttgCATTATTACTACCCGTTTGGACCAAAGAAATTTTCCCAAAGGCGAACGTGATTTACGGAGAGAGCCTAAAGTGGTCAGTgcgaaataaataaataaatatttttttttaaaaaggccaAAATAATCGAAAGTTGCGTCACGTTCATTATGACAACAAAGGTACCTTTTTACCCGAATGAACTGCTTCCCTCCTCTTTTGATTTGACTTGAAAATATGAGCTTTAGGCAAAACTTTAGATCAAATAAACAAATCTGATGCAACTTCTGTATTGAGATATAATTTCCCCTGTCCACACTGAAGGCTAAAGAGGAATGCAATATGTGTGCGTCCAATTAAGCATTCCAGCTCACCTAAAAATATAGGACTTCTTTAATAAAGATCTTTAGATTAATCCACATTGACACATATTAGGAAAATACTTTCCTCATTTTCTAGAAGTAAGAACTCCCATTTTTTTTGCTAGGAACTCCCACTTTTATGCTGATCATAGTTTGACATGTGTGCTACTGAAATTCtcgttttctatttttgttgaattaattttgtatatgcgtcaaattttgatttgcaTGAAGTATGAATGCCTCCTTCCAGAAAAGAGCGAAGCAGTGTCCCATATATAATTAGTAATCTTAATACATGCTCCTtgtttaagagagagagagagagagagagagagagagagagagagagtttgccCTATAGTGTAACATCTCTTGTGAAGCCTTCGTATCTCTCCTCTTTTGCCCTGCTGCTCAGCACCAAGAATTGAAGGCTCAGGGTTGTCTTTCCTCCCAgcgtaataaaaaaaaaaagagttgaatATGGAGATGGGGTTGAAAGATGAGCCAAACGACTAGTCTTCTTTTCATGCTTGCTTGTTAATTAAAACCACCAACACTTTCTTCTGTAATTGCACTGCTTAATATTGTATTTTGAGTCGAATCCAAAGTTTCATAAgacttgaaaaaaataaaaagtttcatAAGGCAGCTTCAAAATCATATTATTttccataaaaaaaactattcgATGTTGCTGCTACTTCCCACCTACAACCC
Proteins encoded in this window:
- the LOC18766434 gene encoding disease resistance protein RPM1, producing the protein MALPTDLLIGKIVAIFENEASSIAGVRDEIDDIKQELVSMKIFLNDFEGKKALTEGGETWVASVRRMAYDVEDIIDEFMYHMYERGCHDGRFARWFHQTIRIPPNVWFRRQMSKKLRKISRRIKAIPERNQRYGVGGLEGTTSTCDVGKWMRNQAESSLFIKEDELVGIERKKQLLMNWLMNGEQQQTVISVVGMGGSGKTTLVAKTFNDERVKKKFHCCAWLTVSQTYVIDDLFRSLIKEFHEARMEKVPADMNSMTYRELLQVLVNYLESKRYMVVLDDVWDIKLWKEMRIALPNTQFGSRIMLTTRREDVASYCFGVQSHIHYIQPLEKNDAWELFSSKAFSAYQNKCCPLDLQSLAEELVEKCEGLPLAVVALGGLMSSKKPFEWKQVYNSLNLHLTNHPLLEPVKSILLLSFDDLPYPLKHCFLYCSLFPEDYSIRRKRLIRLWIAEGFVQDGKGATPEEVAESYLMQLIFRSMLQVVQRNESGRPKACKMHDLMLELALSKSEKEKFGAVYDGKEVMDEGQVRRLSTQTTGGEIKLGTGMAQLRSFLMFVSDVSSSSSSNTLPSGCKLLRVLDLQYVPIDILPKELAYLFNLRYLNLRGTPVKKLPESIGKLRNLQTLDIRDSKIEVLPSGIAKLQNLRHLIMYRRTEEHRGFRYVNGTRSPSNICMLKKLQVLACVELEGKIVRLVGNMTQLRRIGITNVKERDEMDLCASIRKMKQLHYLFLMTSDEEEVLQTNTLCSPPPHLRTVILNGKLEKVPRWVSSLQSLTHLNLIWSGIEEDLLPYIEALPNLGRLTLVNAYAGRELCFSRGFAKLTKLELSICHLLNKVTIEKGVMSNLQFLCLENCPELNTMPQGLEYLTELKVLTLVVVSKELKDSIQEGGVDHEKVQHIPEIYHYYKSSLGMMCRESLS